A single region of the Pontimicrobium sp. SW4 genome encodes:
- the ahcY gene encoding adenosylhomocysteinase, whose product MSTKTIPYVANKVKDMSLAAWGRKEIELAEAEMPGLMSLREEYKNSQPLKGARIAGCLHMTIQTAVLIETLQALGAEVTWSSCNIFSTQDQAAAAIAAAGTAVYAWKDMTEEEFDWCIEQTLFFGEDRKPLNMILDDGGDLTNMVLDKYPELAAGINGLSEETTTGVHRLYERVKNGTLTMPAINVNDSVTKSKFDNKYGCKESAVDAIRRATDIMLAGKRVTVCGYGDVGKGTAASFKGAGSIVTVTEIDPICALQAAMDGFEVKKLETVIGNTDIVITTTGNKDIVQSQHFEALKDKAIVCNIGHFDNEIDMAWLNKNYGHTKNTIKPQVDKYTVNGKDIIILAEGRLVNLGCATGHPSFVMSNSFTNQTLAQIELWNNKEAYGNDVYMLPKALDEKVAKLHLAKIGVELTELREEQASYIGVTVEGPYKPEHYRY is encoded by the coding sequence ATGAGCACAAAAACAATTCCTTACGTAGCTAACAAAGTTAAAGATATGTCGCTTGCGGCTTGGGGAAGAAAAGAAATTGAATTAGCTGAAGCTGAAATGCCAGGATTAATGAGTCTTCGTGAAGAATACAAAAATTCTCAACCTTTAAAAGGCGCACGTATTGCTGGATGTTTACACATGACCATTCAAACAGCAGTGTTGATTGAAACATTACAAGCATTAGGAGCCGAAGTAACTTGGAGTTCTTGTAATATTTTTTCAACTCAAGATCAAGCTGCTGCTGCAATCGCTGCTGCTGGAACTGCTGTATATGCATGGAAAGATATGACCGAAGAAGAGTTTGATTGGTGTATCGAACAAACTTTGTTTTTTGGTGAAGACCGTAAACCATTAAACATGATTTTAGATGATGGTGGCGATTTAACAAATATGGTATTGGATAAATACCCAGAATTAGCTGCTGGAATTAATGGATTATCTGAAGAAACTACAACGGGTGTTCACAGGTTATACGAGCGTGTAAAAAACGGAACGTTAACAATGCCAGCAATAAACGTTAACGATTCGGTAACTAAATCTAAATTCGATAATAAATATGGTTGTAAAGAAAGTGCTGTAGATGCTATTCGTCGTGCAACCGATATCATGCTTGCTGGAAAACGAGTAACTGTATGTGGGTATGGTGATGTTGGTAAAGGTACAGCTGCTTCTTTTAAAGGTGCAGGAAGTATTGTAACTGTTACCGAAATAGACCCAATTTGTGCTTTACAAGCTGCTATGGATGGTTTTGAAGTAAAGAAACTTGAAACAGTTATTGGAAATACTGACATTGTTATTACTACTACTGGAAATAAAGATATTGTACAAAGCCAACACTTTGAAGCCTTAAAAGACAAAGCGATTGTTTGTAATATTGGTCACTTTGATAACGAAATTGATATGGCTTGGTTAAATAAAAATTATGGCCATACAAAAAATACTATTAAGCCTCAAGTAGACAAATACACCGTAAATGGTAAAGATATTATCATTTTAGCTGAAGGCCGTTTAGTTAACTTAGGTTGCGCAACAGGTCATCCAAGTTTTGTAATGAGTAATTCATTTACAAACCAAACCTTAGCTCAAATTGAATTGTGGAACAACAAGGAGGCCTATGGAAATGATGTATACATGTTGCCAAAAGCTTTAGATGAAAAAGTAGCCAAATTACATTTGGCAAAAATTGGTGTAGAGCTTACAGAACTTCGCGAAGAACAAGCAAGCTATATTGGTGTTACTGTTGAAGGCCCATATAAGCCTGAACATTATAGATATTAG
- a CDS encoding HIT family protein → MASIFTKIINGEIPCYKVAETEDFLAFLDVNPNAKGHTLCVPKIEIDKIFDLDEATYNGLMSFSRKVAIAIEKTIDCKRVGMSVIGLEVPHTHVHLIPLNSMEDARFVNKVSLTQSEFEELAKAINSNL, encoded by the coding sequence ATGGCATCTATTTTTACTAAAATAATAAATGGTGAGATACCTTGCTATAAGGTAGCCGAAACTGAAGACTTCTTAGCTTTTTTAGATGTAAATCCTAATGCTAAAGGGCACACATTGTGCGTTCCAAAAATTGAGATTGATAAAATTTTTGATCTAGATGAAGCTACTTATAATGGATTAATGAGTTTTTCTAGAAAAGTGGCGATTGCTATTGAAAAGACGATTGACTGTAAGCGAGTAGGAATGTCTGTAATCGGATTAGAGGTTCCTCATACACATGTACACTTAATTCCATTAAATTCTATGGAAGATGCTCGTTTTGTCAATAAAGTGTCTTTAACTCAAAGCGAATTTGAAGAATTAGCAAAGGCTATTAATAGCAATCTTTAA
- the pnuC gene encoding nicotinamide riboside transporter PnuC, translating into MNQIFDFLFEQYSKSETIDIVLEIIAVIFGFLSVWYSKQNKIWVFPTGMISTSIFVYLLLKWGLLGDMMINAYYFIMSVYGWYIWTRKVDEFHVTPISKTTIKEKRISGFIFIATLVFVYIVYKTFDKWTDWVAYADTITTAIFFVGMWLMARRKIENWIFWIIGDIISVPLYFYKGFTFTSFQYLGFTIIAIFGCLAWKKHLNKNQQTA; encoded by the coding sequence ATGAACCAAATTTTTGATTTTCTTTTTGAGCAATATTCTAAATCAGAAACTATTGATATAGTTTTAGAGATTATAGCTGTGATTTTTGGATTCTTGTCTGTATGGTACTCAAAACAGAATAAAATTTGGGTGTTCCCAACTGGAATGATAAGTACGAGTATTTTTGTGTATTTATTATTGAAATGGGGCTTGTTAGGAGATATGATGATTAATGCATATTACTTCATTATGAGTGTTTATGGATGGTATATATGGACAAGAAAAGTAGATGAATTCCATGTTACTCCAATCTCTAAAACAACTATAAAAGAAAAAAGAATTAGTGGGTTTATTTTTATAGCAACGCTTGTGTTCGTTTATATAGTTTACAAGACTTTTGATAAGTGGACAGATTGGGTTGCTTATGCCGATACAATAACTACTGCTATATTTTTTGTTGGTATGTGGTTGATGGCAAGAAGAAAAATTGAGAATTGGATTTTTTGGATAATTGGAGATATTATATCCGTGCCTTTGTATTTTTATAAAGGATTTACATTTACTAGTTTTCAATATTTAGGATTTACAATTATTGCAATATTTGGATGTTTAGCATGGAAAAAGCACTTAAACAAAAACCAGCAAACTGCATAA
- a CDS encoding transglutaminase domain-containing protein: protein MTCKVYLTSVIFLFLCTTGITQTFEFGQVSMAELKMEEDSLFPQADAIVLDRYVYAKVGQSIEVYEKIKILTKEGLSYATIDIPYYNAFGIKGNTFNLVKGLIQKDELTKEMIFTDKIKNSDRVLTDKKVAFPNVRVGSVIEIYYVTSTGSTADINLQYSIPIKKINVEIFNASGSTYRFVQNPRAYLKVTRKETKKKVFISSVNVPPLEYESFVYDIELYRAKLFMKRLGYVALFDEWKDIPRLLFKEDEFKYEIRPKGIFKDEVSKLIEDTHEPLERVKLIYSYLKDNIVWNGDFGIYPDNGTKSTFKQKKGDVSDINMLFVSMLRSIDIESYPILASSKMNGIHLTASREAFNYTLTGVKISNKWYVLDAANPKATFDYIPSYMINWRGMILKDQDNFEWIDLSSTKTSQNNIIANIQLSEDFVLSGTIKERKTGYFGIDIRDQIKDTNIEKDSLLGINKARLELRNIDFSLVENSENVDVSYDFYFEDAIEEIADQLYLSPLFFLSTSENPFKKSTRKYPIDFGYPFASQYNITIKIPKGYEPISIPKPIQVAMPNNYGTYFYRISRQGGNLQVIVKFKVNEPIIHIEYYEELKEFFKLRINKENEKVILGKVN from the coding sequence ATGACATGTAAAGTTTATTTAACTAGTGTTATTTTTTTGTTTTTGTGTACAACAGGAATCACTCAAACATTTGAGTTTGGTCAAGTATCAATGGCAGAATTAAAAATGGAAGAAGATTCCTTGTTTCCACAAGCTGACGCCATTGTTTTAGACCGTTATGTATATGCTAAAGTTGGACAATCAATAGAGGTATACGAGAAAATAAAAATTCTTACCAAAGAAGGTTTAAGCTATGCTACTATAGATATACCATACTATAATGCTTTTGGAATAAAAGGCAATACATTTAATCTTGTAAAAGGATTAATACAAAAGGATGAACTAACTAAAGAAATGATTTTTACGGATAAAATAAAGAATAGTGATAGAGTTTTGACAGACAAAAAAGTAGCTTTTCCTAATGTTAGGGTAGGGAGCGTAATAGAGATTTATTATGTAACCTCAACAGGTTCTACCGCAGACATTAATTTGCAGTATTCTATACCAATTAAAAAAATTAATGTTGAAATTTTTAACGCCTCAGGTTCGACCTATCGTTTTGTTCAAAACCCAAGAGCATATTTAAAAGTAACCCGAAAGGAAACAAAGAAAAAAGTATTTATTAGTTCTGTTAATGTGCCTCCATTAGAATATGAAAGTTTTGTTTATGATATCGAATTGTATAGAGCAAAATTATTCATGAAAAGATTAGGTTATGTTGCTTTATTTGATGAGTGGAAAGATATTCCAAGACTTTTGTTTAAAGAAGATGAATTTAAATATGAAATTAGACCTAAAGGAATTTTTAAAGATGAAGTTTCTAAATTAATTGAAGATACTCATGAACCATTAGAGCGAGTTAAGTTAATCTATAGTTATTTGAAAGATAATATAGTATGGAATGGGGATTTTGGTATATATCCAGATAATGGAACAAAATCAACGTTTAAACAAAAAAAGGGAGATGTTTCAGATATAAACATGTTATTTGTTTCCATGTTACGAAGTATAGATATAGAATCGTATCCAATTTTGGCTTCTAGTAAAATGAATGGTATTCATTTAACAGCTAGTAGAGAAGCTTTTAATTATACTTTAACAGGGGTAAAAATATCGAATAAATGGTATGTATTAGATGCTGCTAACCCTAAAGCCACTTTTGATTATATTCCTAGTTATATGATTAATTGGAGGGGAATGATTTTAAAAGATCAAGACAATTTTGAATGGATTGACCTAAGTTCTACTAAAACTTCTCAAAATAATATAATAGCAAATATTCAACTAAGTGAAGATTTTGTTTTATCAGGAACTATTAAGGAACGTAAAACAGGGTATTTTGGTATTGATATAAGGGACCAAATTAAGGACACGAATATTGAAAAAGACAGTCTTTTAGGAATTAACAAAGCGAGATTAGAGCTTAGAAATATAGACTTTAGTTTAGTTGAGAATTCAGAGAATGTAGATGTTTCCTATGATTTTTATTTTGAAGATGCTATAGAAGAAATTGCAGATCAGTTGTATTTATCACCGTTATTTTTTCTTTCAACTTCAGAAAACCCTTTTAAGAAATCAACTAGAAAATATCCTATAGATTTTGGATATCCTTTTGCAAGTCAATATAATATTACTATTAAAATCCCCAAAGGTTATGAGCCAATATCTATTCCTAAACCGATTCAAGTAGCTATGCCTAATAACTATGGGACTTATTTTTACCGTATTTCAAGACAAGGAGGCAATTTGCAGGTGATAGTGAAATTTAAAGTCAATGAACCTATTATCCATATTGAGTATTATGAAGAGCTCAAGGAGTTTTTTAAGCTGAGAATAAATAAAGAAAATGAAAAAGTTATTTTAGGTAAAGTAAACTAA
- a CDS encoding DUF4301 family protein — protein MNFTQNDIKQIEEKGLTVDKVISQIALFKKGVPFINLQSAATIDNGILSFNETEAEELINLFDARRDSISIVKFVPASGAATRMFKTLFTFLKEFNPKKESINSYINKNKVKELSVFFVGLEKLPFFEEVVTRIHKTYVDYNDLSYDEQRLLFVKTMLDENQLNYSFFPKGLLPFHRYKEHFSTAFEEHLFEAAEYASSSNEASLHFTISEKHKHKFDEEFKFIEEDVEDKTQTRFNISFSYQKHATDTIAVTPKNEPFRDDNGALVFRPSGHGALIENLNEIDADIIFIKNIDNVVVNKYRSEVAKYKKMLAGVILKIQEKAFEYEEALNYEVSNEKLVEIANFLATKMNVILDSSFNNLSFHEKKVYLKSKLHRPIRVCGMVKNEGEPGGGPFWVKDASGTISLQIVESAQIDKNNPKQHDILKNATHFNPVDLVCSIRNYKGEIFDLTRFINHNTAFITMKTKTGKDLKALELPGLWNGSMAYWNTIFVEVPLITFNPVKTVNDLLKAPHQIK, from the coding sequence TTGAATTTCACTCAAAACGACATAAAGCAAATAGAAGAAAAAGGATTAACGGTAGACAAAGTAATATCACAAATAGCACTTTTTAAAAAAGGAGTACCATTTATTAACCTTCAAAGTGCAGCCACTATTGATAATGGAATACTGTCTTTTAATGAAACAGAAGCAGAAGAATTAATCAACCTATTTGATGCTAGACGAGATTCAATTTCTATTGTGAAATTTGTCCCAGCTTCTGGTGCAGCTACAAGAATGTTTAAAACACTTTTTACTTTTTTAAAAGAATTTAACCCTAAAAAGGAGAGTATTAATTCGTATATAAACAAAAACAAAGTCAAAGAACTATCGGTGTTTTTTGTGGGCTTAGAAAAGCTTCCTTTTTTTGAAGAAGTTGTCACAAGAATTCATAAAACTTATGTAGACTATAACGACCTTTCTTATGACGAACAACGACTATTGTTTGTAAAAACAATGTTAGATGAAAACCAATTAAACTATTCGTTTTTTCCAAAAGGATTACTTCCTTTTCATCGTTATAAAGAGCATTTTTCAACAGCTTTTGAAGAACATTTATTTGAAGCAGCCGAATATGCATCATCTAGCAATGAAGCAAGCTTACATTTTACTATTTCTGAAAAGCATAAACATAAGTTTGACGAAGAGTTTAAATTTATTGAAGAAGATGTTGAGGATAAAACCCAAACGAGATTCAATATTTCGTTCTCGTATCAAAAGCATGCTACCGATACTATTGCAGTAACACCAAAAAATGAGCCATTTAGAGATGATAATGGAGCATTAGTGTTTAGACCTTCTGGTCATGGAGCCTTAATTGAAAACTTGAATGAGATTGATGCAGATATTATTTTTATTAAAAATATTGATAATGTAGTTGTCAATAAATATAGAAGCGAGGTTGCAAAATATAAAAAAATGCTTGCAGGTGTAATTCTAAAAATACAAGAAAAAGCATTTGAATATGAAGAAGCTTTAAATTATGAAGTTTCAAATGAGAAACTTGTTGAAATAGCTAATTTTTTAGCAACAAAAATGAATGTTATATTAGATTCTAGTTTTAATAATCTAAGCTTTCACGAAAAGAAGGTCTATTTAAAAAGTAAATTACATAGACCTATTCGCGTTTGTGGGATGGTAAAAAATGAAGGCGAACCAGGAGGAGGTCCTTTTTGGGTTAAAGATGCTTCTGGAACTATTTCATTACAAATTGTTGAATCTGCTCAAATAGATAAAAACAATCCTAAACAACATGACATTCTTAAAAATGCTACACATTTTAATCCAGTAGATTTAGTGTGTAGTATAAGGAATTACAAAGGAGAAATCTTTGACTTAACAAGATTTATTAACCATAATACTGCTTTTATTACCATGAAAACTAAAACTGGTAAAGATTTAAAAGCGCTGGAATTACCAGGATTATGGAATGGAAGTATGGCGTATTGGAATACCATTTTTGTGGAAGTACCGCTAATAACTTTTAATCCTGTTAAAACGGTTAACGATCTTTTAAAAGCACCGCACCAAATTAAGTAA
- a CDS encoding ATP-binding protein has protein sequence MEKALKQKPANCIKVVLFGPESTGKTTLSRHLARYYNSVWVPEYAREYLQDVWNNERRTCEPKDLVPIAIGQMKMENELAKKTDSVLICDTDLLETKVYSEAYYSGTCDPILDKYAIENTYDLYFLTYIDVPWEADDLRDKPNERERMFKAFEDALKKHNRPYVLLKGNKKERLDEAVKHINKLIEERH, from the coding sequence ATGGAAAAAGCACTTAAACAAAAACCAGCAAACTGCATAAAAGTAGTGTTGTTTGGTCCAGAATCTACAGGAAAAACAACTTTGTCCAGGCATTTGGCTAGATATTATAACTCAGTTTGGGTTCCTGAATATGCACGTGAATATTTACAAGATGTTTGGAATAACGAACGACGAACTTGCGAACCTAAAGACTTGGTGCCAATTGCTATTGGACAAATGAAAATGGAGAATGAACTTGCTAAAAAAACAGATTCCGTTTTAATTTGTGATACCGATTTATTAGAAACCAAAGTATATTCTGAAGCTTATTATTCTGGAACGTGTGATCCAATTTTAGATAAATATGCTATTGAAAACACTTACGATTTATACTTTTTAACTTATATTGATGTGCCATGGGAAGCAGACGATTTGCGCGATAAACCAAATGAACGTGAGCGCATGTTTAAAGCCTTTGAAGACGCGTTAAAAAAGCATAATAGACCTTATGTGTTGCTTAAAGGAAATAAAAAAGAACGGCTAGACGAAGCAGTAAAGCATATTAATAAATTAATTGAAGAAAGACATTGA
- the greA gene encoding transcription elongation factor GreA: MSNVSYYTAEGLKRLRAELKQLKDIERPKASNAIAEARDKGDLSENAEYDAAKEAQGMLEMKIAKLEEALAGARLIDESQLDLSKVLALSIVKIKNQANGMEMTYTLVADGEADLASGKISINSPIGKGLLGKSVGDVAKIQVPNGIINFEILEISRS, encoded by the coding sequence ATGAGCAACGTATCTTATTACACTGCTGAGGGATTAAAAAGGTTACGAGCAGAGTTAAAACAATTAAAAGATATAGAGCGTCCAAAAGCATCTAATGCAATTGCTGAGGCAAGAGATAAAGGTGATTTAAGTGAAAACGCTGAGTATGATGCTGCCAAAGAAGCTCAAGGAATGCTTGAGATGAAAATCGCTAAGCTTGAAGAAGCTTTAGCTGGAGCAAGACTTATTGACGAATCTCAACTAGATTTGTCAAAAGTATTAGCACTATCTATTGTAAAAATTAAAAATCAAGCCAATGGTATGGAAATGACCTATACTTTGGTAGCTGATGGTGAAGCAGATTTGGCGTCAGGAAAAATATCTATAAACTCTCCTATTGGCAAAGGCTTGCTAGGAAAATCTGTTGGAGATGTAGCAAAAATTCAAGTTCCAAATGGGATCATAAATTTTGAAATTTTAGAAATATCAAGATCCTAA
- a CDS encoding geranylgeranylglyceryl/heptaprenylglyceryl phosphate synthase, with protein MKNIYQDILVSISKKEKLLVVLIDPDNIKLEALPSFMLKLNASMATHIFVGGSTVEDSVITSFVSEVKKQTKLPVVLFPGDINQITEAADAILFLSLISGRNPEYLIGKQVEAVSKLRQTNLEVIPTGYILIENGKETSVQKVTKTIPMSRNNIQEIVDTAKAAELLGMKLIYLEAGSGALHPINSSIISSVKQELKIPLIVGGGIRSNEQLNNTFQAGADIVVIGTAFEEDETFFEELKK; from the coding sequence ATGAAGAACATATACCAAGACATACTTGTTTCTATTTCCAAGAAGGAAAAATTATTAGTGGTTTTAATTGATCCTGATAACATAAAGCTTGAAGCCTTACCTAGCTTTATGTTGAAATTAAATGCTTCTATGGCAACACATATTTTTGTTGGAGGGAGTACAGTCGAAGATAGTGTAATTACATCTTTTGTTTCAGAAGTAAAAAAACAGACCAAGTTACCAGTTGTATTGTTTCCAGGAGACATTAATCAAATTACTGAAGCTGCGGATGCTATATTGTTTTTATCGTTAATCTCTGGAAGAAATCCTGAGTATTTAATAGGAAAGCAAGTAGAAGCTGTTTCAAAATTACGTCAAACGAATCTTGAAGTGATTCCAACGGGATATATACTAATTGAAAATGGTAAAGAAACTTCGGTCCAAAAAGTGACTAAAACGATTCCAATGTCAAGAAATAATATTCAAGAGATTGTAGATACTGCGAAAGCTGCAGAGTTACTAGGAATGAAGCTCATATATTTAGAAGCAGGAAGTGGTGCGTTACATCCCATTAATTCAAGTATAATTTCTTCAGTAAAACAAGAGTTGAAAATTCCGCTTATTGTTGGTGGAGGCATTAGGAGTAATGAACAATTAAACAATACGTTTCAAGCTGGAGCAGACATCGTAGTTATTGGAACCGCTTTTGAAGAAGATGAAACGTTTTTTGAAGAATTAAAAAAATAA
- a CDS encoding 4'-phosphopantetheinyl transferase superfamily protein, with the protein MPLYKTFTPNSQTTVKIWKITESYDELIEPLDLKHNSLERVLGMKSEWHQRGFLSVRHILRDLGYTDQDLFYDKTGKPHLKDGKCISITHSFLYCGVIISDNEVGIDIEMQRDKIARIAPKFIGYEFNYLKKESDTYINELTIIWCIKESLYKLFATPGMVFKDHFLVIPFMVKDGNTVAWIDFNNKKYRYETDFLEFDGFTCAYVIA; encoded by the coding sequence ATGCCTCTTTACAAAACCTTTACTCCAAACTCACAAACTACTGTTAAAATCTGGAAGATTACCGAATCGTATGATGAGTTAATAGAGCCATTAGACCTAAAACATAATAGTTTAGAGCGTGTTTTAGGAATGAAAAGTGAATGGCATCAGCGTGGGTTTTTAAGCGTAAGACATATATTAAGAGACTTAGGATACACAGACCAAGATTTATTTTATGACAAAACTGGTAAACCTCATTTAAAAGACGGAAAGTGTATTTCTATTACGCATTCGTTTTTGTACTGTGGGGTAATTATTAGTGATAATGAAGTTGGAATTGATATAGAAATGCAACGAGATAAAATTGCTCGCATTGCACCTAAATTTATTGGTTACGAATTCAATTATTTAAAAAAGGAATCAGACACCTATATAAACGAATTGACCATTATTTGGTGCATAAAAGAATCTCTATACAAATTATTTGCAACGCCTGGAATGGTTTTCAAAGATCATTTTTTAGTAATCCCATTTATGGTTAAAGATGGAAATACTGTTGCTTGGATTGATTTTAATAATAAGAAGTACAGATACGAAACGGATTTTTTAGAATTTGATGGCTTTACTTGTGCTTATGTTATTGCTTAA
- a CDS encoding TonB-dependent receptor, translating into MKNLFLFLTLLVLSVSAKAQESTKVQDTTKVQKLDEVLVKAVRVEATSPITHSNIDKKALEKRNLGQDIPALLNYLPSVITSSDAGAGIGYTYLRVRGSDATRINVTINGIPYNDSESQGTFWVNLGDFASSTQNLQLQRGVGTSTNGSGAFGGSLNILTDAISNEAGGEISNSFGSFGTRKHTVKFTTGKINEHFEFAGRLSKIYSDGYVDRAFSDLKSYYLQGSYVDESTLIKALTFGGKEQTYQAWYGLSADQLEEDRRQNPYTYDNETDNYWQNHYQLHWNEKLNNQWTTNLGLNYTRGEGYFEQFKDNRDAADYNNLINDGSDVIVRRWLDNHFYVVNGTVTYKENGTEIISGASVNTYKNDHYGELIWGSDLAPTTSIRDQYYFSASDKTDWSIFSKTSFRVSNKLKAFVDLQGRFVNYKTVGLTSNRIPIDVDESYSFFNPKVGLTYKINNNNSLYASYGKANKEPNRNDFESNAAKVKHESLNDFEFGWRFINDKLSLNTNIYYMDYKNQLVLTGAIDNVGEYLRENIDNSYRLGLEVDASLNISKKWMLNSNFALSENKIDELVIDRDGTLANFGKTNIAFSPNFVSGNSITYTPNQNLQLALLGKYVSSQYLSNTDTDASKIDGYFVSDFNAMYELKVNSIFKSIAFKALVNNLFNKEYVDRGYTYLNTWSGPTSIEEQGYYPQATTNFLVGVTLKF; encoded by the coding sequence ATGAAAAATTTATTTCTTTTTTTAACACTATTAGTGTTATCAGTCAGTGCAAAAGCACAAGAGTCTACAAAAGTACAAGACACAACTAAAGTTCAGAAACTTGATGAGGTTTTAGTAAAAGCTGTTCGTGTTGAAGCTACTTCACCAATCACGCATTCTAATATTGATAAAAAAGCATTAGAAAAACGTAATCTAGGACAAGATATTCCTGCTCTTTTAAATTATTTGCCCTCAGTAATCACTTCATCTGATGCTGGAGCAGGTATAGGGTATACGTATCTTCGCGTACGAGGTTCGGATGCAACTCGTATTAATGTAACAATAAACGGGATTCCTTATAACGATAGTGAAAGCCAAGGAACATTTTGGGTAAATCTAGGAGATTTTGCATCTTCAACTCAAAATTTGCAATTGCAAAGAGGAGTAGGAACCTCTACAAATGGATCAGGAGCTTTTGGAGGAAGCTTAAACATTTTAACAGATGCAATTTCTAATGAAGCTGGAGGAGAAATTTCAAACTCATTTGGATCGTTCGGAACTCGAAAGCATACAGTAAAATTTACTACAGGAAAGATTAATGAGCATTTTGAATTTGCTGGTAGGTTATCTAAAATTTATTCTGATGGTTATGTAGATAGAGCGTTTAGTGATTTAAAGTCTTATTATTTACAAGGGAGCTATGTTGATGAAAGTACATTAATAAAAGCATTAACCTTTGGGGGAAAAGAGCAAACCTACCAAGCATGGTATGGCTTGTCTGCAGATCAGCTAGAAGAAGATAGAAGACAAAACCCATACACATATGACAATGAAACAGATAATTATTGGCAAAACCATTATCAATTACATTGGAATGAAAAATTGAATAATCAATGGACAACAAACCTTGGGCTAAATTATACTAGAGGAGAAGGTTATTTTGAGCAGTTTAAAGACAATAGAGACGCTGCAGATTATAACAATTTAATTAATGATGGTAGTGATGTTATTGTGCGTCGTTGGTTAGACAATCATTTTTATGTAGTAAATGGAACAGTAACCTATAAAGAAAATGGAACAGAAATCATTTCTGGAGCATCTGTAAACACCTATAAAAATGACCATTATGGCGAGTTAATTTGGGGAAGCGATTTAGCTCCTACTACAAGTATTAGAGACCAATATTATTTTAGTGCATCCGATAAAACTGATTGGAGTATATTTTCTAAAACTAGTTTTAGAGTGTCAAATAAATTAAAAGCATTTGTAGACTTACAAGGACGATTTGTAAATTATAAAACTGTAGGCTTAACATCTAACAGAATACCTATTGATGTTGATGAGTCCTATAGCTTTTTTAATCCTAAAGTTGGATTAACGTATAAAATTAATAACAATAATAGTTTGTACGCATCATATGGAAAAGCGAATAAAGAACCTAATAGGAATGATTTTGAAAGTAATGCAGCTAAAGTGAAGCATGAAAGTTTAAACGATTTTGAATTTGGATGGCGATTTATTAATGATAAGTTAAGCTTAAATACCAATATTTATTATATGGATTATAAAAATCAACTAGTGCTTACTGGAGCTATAGATAATGTTGGTGAATATTTGCGAGAAAATATAGATAATAGTTATAGATTAGGATTAGAAGTTGATGCTAGTTTAAATATTTCAAAAAAATGGATGCTTAATTCAAACTTTGCTTTAAGCGAAAATAAGATTGACGAGTTAGTAATAGATAGAGATGGTACTTTAGCCAACTTCGGAAAGACAAATATAGCTTTTTCTCCAAATTTTGTATCTGGGAATTCCATTACTTACACGCCTAATCAAAACTTGCAATTAGCTCTACTAGGTAAATACGTAAGTTCACAGTATTTAAGTAATACAGATACTGATGCGTCGAAAATTGATGGATATTTTGTGAGTGATTTTAATGCGATGTACGAACTAAAAGTTAATAGTATTTTTAAGTCGATTGCGTTTAAAGCATTAGTAAATAATCTTTTCAATAAAGAATATGTCGATAGAGGTTATACGTATTTAAATACATGGAGTGGACCAACTTCTATCGAAGAACAAGGCTATTATCCTCAAGCTACAACAAATTTCTTGGTTGGAGTTACGTTAAAGTTTTAA
- the arfB gene encoding alternative ribosome rescue aminoacyl-tRNA hydrolase ArfB, with product MEKEQLISELNFKAVRSSGSGGQNVNKVATKVELYFNLEDSSSLTEEEKEKLKEFLNKKLSKEGVLILQCSETRSQFKNKQLVITKFFELIEEGLKKQKKRIPSKTPKAVIKKRLLNKSKQSEKKASRKKPNIE from the coding sequence TTGGAAAAAGAACAACTCATATCTGAACTTAATTTTAAAGCTGTAAGAAGCTCAGGAAGTGGTGGTCAAAATGTAAATAAGGTAGCTACTAAGGTTGAGTTATACTTTAATTTAGAAGATTCATCTAGCTTAACCGAAGAAGAAAAGGAAAAACTAAAAGAATTTTTAAATAAAAAGTTAAGTAAGGAAGGTGTGTTAATACTCCAATGCTCTGAAACTAGGAGTCAATTTAAAAATAAACAATTAGTAATTACTAAGTTTTTTGAGCTAATAGAAGAAGGACTTAAGAAGCAAAAAAAACGTATTCCAAGCAAAACACCTAAAGCAGTTATAAAAAAACGTTTATTAAACAAAAGTAAACAGTCTGAAAAAAAGGCAAGTAGAAAAAAACCAAATATTGAATAA